The window GCGGCAAAGAAGGTAATGACCGACGCGGCCAGGGCAAAACTCAGCCACATGCCGTAGATCTGCATGTTTTCCCGGGAGATCGGGTAGGTGTCCAGTGGGAACGAGTGGCCCAGCAGCCAGCTGTAAAGCGCCAGGGCGATGCCCGAGAGAATTAATGAATAGCGCCACGGCAGGGTCACGGCCGCAATGGTCAGCGGGACCAGGTAGTAGGAAACGAACGGATTGGTCGAACCGCCGGAGTAATACAGCAACGCACTGTGGATAAACAGATCGAACGCCAGTTGCACCGAGTATTCCTGCTCGGTGACCGGCAACGAGGTGCGCAGGCGAATCGCCGTGACGGCGCACCAGACCATGGAAAACCCAAGGGTCACTGCCAGTTGCATCCAGGGCAGCGGCAACAGGTGAAACAGGTAGGCAATACCCACCGAACCGGCCTGCGCGGCCAGCACCAGCATGCGGATAATGGTCAGGCGCCAGAGGTTCTGACGGGTAGCGGACAGCAATTGTACGGGGGCGAGCATGAGCTCTCCTCATGAGTGCTCCAGGCGAATCGCAGCGAGTATAACCAAGCAGCCCGCCAAACTGGGAAAACTGCATCAAAGCATTGCAAGGTTTCATCAATCATTCATCTGTCGGCTGCCTCGTTCAGGCGCCCCGCTGGCCGGAACCTGCCTTGCCATTTACAGTCTTATTGCTTTGCGCCCGCTGGACGCTCGTCCCGGGTGAGTTCATTAACAAGGAGTTTTTATGTTCAGCCTTCGCCCTGCTACCGCACTTCTCGCCCTTGGCGCCGCTGCATTGATCAGTGCCCCTGCCATGGCAGAAGAGGTGCATTACAACCAGGTTTCCGTGCATGCAGAGGTCAACAAGGAAGTCAGCCGCGACCTGATGAATGTCACGCTGTACACCGAAGCACAGAATACCGACCCGGCAAAGCTCGCGGCTGAAGTCACCGAGACACTGAACAAGGCGCTCGGCCAGGCGCGCCAGGTCAAAGACATCACCATCCGCCAGGGCAACCGCAGCAGCTACCCGATTTACGAAGAAAAAGGCCAGAAGATCACTGGCTGGCGAGAACGCGCTGAGCTGCGCCTGGAAAGCGCCGATTTTGCAGCCCTTTCCAAGCTGACCGGCGAAATGCTGGGCGACATGAAAATGGGCGGCATGGACTTCGCCATCGCAACGCCAACCCGCAAAGCCAGCGAAGACGAGTTGCTCAAAGAAGCCGTCAAGGCCTTCCGCACCCGCGCGCAACTGGTTACCGATGCGCTGGGCGGCACCGGCTACAAGCTGGTGAACCTGAACTTCAACACCTCGGGTTATCCACAGCCGTACCTGCGCGCGCCGGTCATGATGATGAAAGCAGCACGCGGCGCCGATGCCGCGCCGACCCCGGATGTGGAAGCAGGCACCAGCCAGGTAACCGTGACCGCTGACGGCACCATTGAAGTCGCGATTCCGTAACACCCATCCTTTGTTTTAGCCGGGAAGAGGCCGGGACGGTCACTGATAATGGTCGTCCGAAATAACGCCTTCCCGGCTAAAGCCGGTCCCACGTCGCACTTCAGGTCGAGGGCAACCAATGGGTCGTCAGAGACCGATCCATATCCACCCTCCGTTTCACCCCGCTCACGTCCCTTCGTCTTACAACCCCTGACTCCCCCGTCTGATTCCCCAAAAAAACTCCCGCCTTAAACTACGTACTCGCATTGACCGAAAACTTTTTTGCAAGGAATCATGGATGAATCCTGTTATTGAACACTCGCTACACGTACAAAAAAGTGCCGAGGCAACCGGGCTGAGCGGCACGCCCCCCTTTCGTATCGAACCTCGCTTTGGGGCCGGGGAAGGCAGTGAAGAAGAAGCGACCCACGGCTCGATAGAATCGGTACTTGAGCACGCAGGCTTTCGCCAGCATGAAATCAGAGCCATCTACTATGGCAACTGGCTTCGGGACTTCTCCCAATTGCTCGACCCCAAGATTGTGCGAGCCGCTCACACACCTAAAAACTTCC of the Paucimonas lemoignei genome contains:
- a CDS encoding periplasmic/secreted protein is translated as MFSLRPATALLALGAAALISAPAMAEEVHYNQVSVHAEVNKEVSRDLMNVTLYTEAQNTDPAKLAAEVTETLNKALGQARQVKDITIRQGNRSSYPIYEEKGQKITGWRERAELRLESADFAALSKLTGEMLGDMKMGGMDFAIATPTRKASEDELLKEAVKAFRTRAQLVTDALGGTGYKLVNLNFNTSGYPQPYLRAPVMMMKAARGADAAPTPDVEAGTSQVTVTADGTIEVAIP